In Methanosarcina siciliae T4/M, one genomic interval encodes:
- the rnfE gene encoding Rnf electron transport complex subunit RnfE, which translates to MNPISEFIRGITKDNPTFGLVLGLCPTLAVTTSVENGIGMAMGTLFVLVGSNMMVSAIRKGIPGTVRLPIEIIVIATFVTIVDMVMEAFTPDLYASLGVFIPLIVVNCIVIGRAEAYALKNGVFYSIIDALGEGTGFLLVLILIGGIRELLGTGIIDPFGMTLINLSGIIHPAMFMTMSPGAFLTIAVLMTIVNYRRQQKAAKGG; encoded by the coding sequence ATGAATCCTATAAGTGAATTTATACGCGGAATTACTAAAGACAACCCTACCTTTGGGCTTGTGCTCGGGCTCTGTCCGACTCTAGCAGTCACAACATCCGTGGAAAACGGGATCGGTATGGCCATGGGTACACTGTTCGTGTTGGTAGGTTCGAACATGATGGTTTCTGCGATCCGAAAAGGAATTCCGGGGACAGTTAGGCTTCCCATTGAAATTATTGTCATTGCAACTTTCGTTACGATCGTTGACATGGTGATGGAAGCATTTACACCGGACCTGTATGCATCTCTCGGTGTGTTCATTCCTTTGATCGTGGTTAATTGTATTGTTATTGGAAGGGCTGAGGCCTACGCCCTGAAGAATGGAGTCTTTTATTCGATTATCGATGCTCTTGGTGAGGGTACGGGTTTTCTGCTCGTGTTAATTCTCATCGGGGGAATCAGAGAACTGCTGGGAACTGGCATTATCGATCCGTTCGGAATGACTCTCATAAACCTGAGTGGTATAATCCACCCTGCAATGTTCATGACCATGTCCCCAGGTGCCTTCCTCACAATTGCAGTGTTGATGACCATTGTGAACTATCGCAGGCAGCAGAAAGCTGCAAAGGGTGGTTAA
- the rnfG gene encoding Rnf electron transport complex subunit RnfG has product MSDGKEVMKVIVTIVVISAVAAALLALTYTPTQEQLKLLHAEQQKEAMKAILPQASDFEEVAGSEVDDDGNPVVLYYRGVDSSGNVVGYVVERNQVGAQGMIQLLAGISSDFSTITGFQVMKHSETPGLGALITTPEFQGQFVDLPVADTSLTKNGGQVDSISGATISSQAVVDALHSAVDYVSAQEG; this is encoded by the coding sequence ATGAGTGATGGTAAGGAAGTAATGAAAGTTATTGTAACAATAGTGGTAATTTCTGCTGTTGCTGCAGCTTTGCTTGCTCTCACCTATACTCCTACCCAGGAGCAGCTGAAACTTTTACATGCAGAACAGCAGAAAGAAGCCATGAAGGCAATCCTTCCGCAGGCTTCTGATTTCGAAGAAGTTGCCGGGTCTGAGGTGGATGATGATGGAAATCCTGTTGTGCTGTACTACCGGGGAGTTGATTCTTCAGGAAATGTCGTAGGCTATGTGGTCGAACGGAACCAGGTAGGAGCCCAGGGCATGATCCAATTGCTTGCGGGAATTTCCTCGGATTTTAGTACGATCACAGGGTTTCAGGTTATGAAACATTCCGAAACCCCCGGTTTAGGAGCCCTTATTACAACTCCCGAATTCCAGGGGCAGTTTGTGGATCTTCCTGTGGCCGATACGAGTTTAACCAAAAATGGCGGTCAAGTTGATTCAATTTCCGGAGCTACGATCTCTTCACAGGCAGTGGTAGATGCGCTGCACAGTGCAGTTGATTATGTATCCGCACAGGAGGGCTGA
- a CDS encoding Fe-S cluster domain-containing protein: MLINSIAVLAGLGFAVGVMLVIASKVFKIDSNPLIDDVASLLPGANCGGCGFAGCAACAEAIVENGAPVNSCPVGGFEVAKQIGALLGQEVTETEPAYPFVRCQGGNVNCTTLYDYEGVEGCKAALMICDSRKGCTYGCVGLGTCVRACQFGALSMGENGFPVVNKVLCTSCGNCIAACPNGVLTFARDSEKVHVLCRSHDKGKDVKAVCEVGCIGCKKCEKECPAGAIKVTDFLAEIDQEKCTACGACVAICPQKAIELR, translated from the coding sequence GTGCTCATAAACTCTATAGCCGTACTTGCGGGTCTGGGGTTTGCAGTCGGGGTAATGCTGGTCATTGCTTCCAAGGTCTTTAAGATCGATTCAAATCCCCTTATCGATGATGTTGCTTCCCTTTTGCCAGGAGCAAACTGTGGAGGTTGCGGATTTGCGGGTTGTGCAGCATGCGCTGAAGCAATCGTTGAAAATGGTGCTCCTGTAAACAGTTGCCCTGTAGGTGGTTTTGAGGTTGCAAAGCAGATCGGTGCTCTTCTCGGCCAGGAGGTTACGGAAACCGAACCTGCGTATCCATTTGTCCGCTGTCAGGGTGGCAATGTTAACTGTACAACCCTTTACGACTATGAAGGAGTTGAAGGCTGTAAGGCTGCCCTGATGATCTGTGATTCCAGGAAAGGCTGTACTTATGGCTGCGTCGGTCTGGGGACATGTGTTCGTGCCTGCCAGTTCGGTGCTCTCTCGATGGGAGAAAACGGGTTCCCTGTTGTGAATAAAGTCCTCTGTACAAGCTGTGGTAACTGTATTGCAGCCTGCCCTAACGGGGTGCTCACCTTTGCCAGGGACTCGGAGAAAGTGCATGTGCTCTGCCGTTCCCATGACAAGGGTAAGGACGTTAAGGCAGTCTGTGAGGTCGGATGTATAGGCTGTAAAAAGTGTGAAAAAGAATGTCCCGCAGGGGCGATCAAGGTCACTGACTTCCTGGCTGAAATTGACCAGGAAAAGTG
- the rnfA gene encoding Rnf electron transport complex subunit RnfA: MAESLFTIFLEGVFIKNFLLIQFLGLCSFVGVTKDLKSASGMSGAVVFVMAMAATVSFALYNFILVPLKLEFLRTIAFIVVIAALVQLVEFIVRKHVPALYRSLGIYLPLITTNCAVLGAVLLNVMNDFDFAQSVVFGVAAGLGYTVAMLMMAAIRERSDLVEVPKSVGRGVTYAFFIATIMSMSFVNFFGVIPLE, encoded by the coding sequence ATGGCAGAATCTCTATTTACAATCTTTCTTGAAGGAGTGTTTATCAAGAACTTTCTTCTCATTCAGTTCCTGGGCTTATGTTCTTTTGTGGGCGTAACCAAGGACCTGAAAAGTGCTTCAGGAATGTCGGGTGCTGTAGTTTTCGTCATGGCGATGGCAGCAACCGTATCCTTTGCTCTGTATAATTTCATTTTAGTACCCCTAAAGCTGGAGTTCCTGCGGACTATCGCTTTCATCGTGGTTATCGCGGCGCTCGTGCAGCTTGTAGAGTTTATCGTTAGGAAACATGTGCCTGCCCTCTACCGTTCCCTCGGGATCTACCTGCCCCTGATTACCACCAACTGTGCGGTGCTCGGGGCTGTGCTCCTTAATGTCATGAACGATTTCGATTTCGCTCAGAGCGTTGTCTTCGGAGTGGCTGCAGGGCTTGGTTATACGGTTGCCATGCTGATGATGGCTGCAATAAGGGAAAGAAGTGACCTGGTAGAAGTGCCGAAATCCGTTGGAAGAGGTGTAACATACGCGTTCTTCATTGCGACTATTATGTCAATGTCTTTCGTGAACTTCTTTGGGGTGATTCCCCTTGAATAA